A window of the Aspergillus flavus chromosome 6, complete sequence genome harbors these coding sequences:
- a CDS encoding CHCH domain protein, whose amino-acid sequence MPRQRRGAAPTPARSAPTRPTAAPARPAAAPSAQHSQPHSTAAHPQSTSQQAYPHPPPQAAPVQQSAGPGLFGQMASTAAGVAVGSSIGHAIGGFFSGGSSAPAEAQQAAPAEAQPMDTGLWQSNTANSSYGNPACETDVRNFRQCMDENQGNLSICGWYLDQLKACQAAAKPY is encoded by the exons ATGCCTCGTCAACGTCGTGGTGCCGCCCCTACCCCTGCGCGCAGCGCTCCCACCAGACCTACCGCCGCTCCCGCCAgacctgctgctgctccctCGGCCCAGCACTCCCAGCCTCACTCGACCGCTGCTCACCCCCAGTCGACTTCCCAGCAGGCCTATCCTCACCCTCCCCCCCAGGCTGCCCCCGTCCAGCAGAGCGCCGGACCCGGCCTGTTCGGCCAGATGGCCTCGACCGCTGC TGGTGTCGCAGTCGGCTCCTCCATCGGCCACGCCATCGGTGGTTTCTTCAGCGGCGGTTCCAGCGCCCCCGCCGAGGCCCAACAGGCAGCTCCCGCCGAGGCCCAGCCCATGGACACCGGACTGTGGCAGAGCAACACCGCCAACAGCTCCTATGGCAACCCTGCCTGCGAGACGGACGTTCGCAACTTCCGCCAGTGCATGGACGAGAACCAGGGCAACCTCAGCATTTGCGGATGGTACCTGGACCAGCTT AAAGCTTGCCAGGCCGCTGCTAAGCCCTACTAA
- a CDS encoding exosome-associated protein codes for MPTIIIQKMDATDLLPLLEQLDDHVDDLEEALAPVLNSAITDTSKKLPVLDKAKFHVLITYALESLIFSYLRLHGVNAKEHPVFRELTRVKQYFEKIKALEAEPEQRTLTLDKQAASRFIKHGLAGNDKFDMERKEQQAKEKARAQLKASLLAKKAVAAAPESSSKKSADDSASGSDSESDSGETAKATTQSGDLAKKSKEMKVDKTAKRESAKNKKKRSKDDRKEEQKERRKKKQESRKARKAQ; via the exons ATGCCGACAATCATCATTCAGAAGATGGACGCAACTGATTTATTGCCGCTGCTTGAGCAGCTGGACGATCATGTCGATGATTTGGAAGAAGCTCTGGCACCAGTCCTGAATAGTGCCATTACTGACACATCAAAGAAGCTTCCTGTGTTGGACAAGGCAAAGTTTCACGTTCTGATTACTTACGCCTTGGAATCTCTCATCTTCT CTTATTTACGTCTTCACGGCGTCAATGCTAAAGAGCATCCTGTGTTCCGAGAACTAACCAGAGTGAAGCAATACTTTGAGAAAATTAAGGCGCTAGAAGCAGAGCCAGAGCAGCGGACATTGACACTTGACAAGCAGGCTGCAAGTCGCTTCATCAAGCATGGTCTT GCCGGAAATGACAAATTCGATATGGAGCGCAAAGAACAACAAGCGAAGGAGAAGGCGCGTGCCCAGTTGAAGGCATCTTTATTAGCCAAGAAGGCGGTAGCAGCAGCACCTGAGAGCTCATCGAAGAAATCTGCGGACGATTCCGCATCTGGCTCAGACAGTGAGTCCGATAGTGGTGAAACAGCGAAGGCAACAACACAGTCCGGAGatttggcgaagaagagcaaagaGATGAAAGTAGATAAGACCGCCAAGCGTGAATCtgccaagaacaagaagaagcgcagCAAGGATGATCGCAAAGAGGAGCAAAAGGAacggagaaagaaaaagcaagaatCTCGGAAAGCAAGGAAGGCACAATGA
- a CDS encoding putative 2-dehydropantoate 2-reductase (unnamed protein product) — MHNPNLYRSWLERKKCLSINTNGLDDVKTGFDVNVLNDKTWYSVPYWNKDGTAENGNDSIDQHTEGVGNEELLAQPADERIECLIVAVKGPVTVAAMDSVKRRLTPDSTILFLQNGMGIIEELNEKVFRDPRRRPHYMCGVISHGLARRKEPFQVCHTGVGTTILGSVPPADAVSPANKVDVDWAPSTKYLLRTLTLTPPLVAVAETPSSLMLYQLEKLALNCVINPLTAIMNCKNGELLYNYSFTRIMRLLLIEISSVICALPELQGVPGIESRFSPERLRMMVVQLANKTAKNHSSMLQDVLARKPTEIEYLNGYIVRRGEELGIKCVVNYMIKHLVLAKGLQTKQVESGAIPIDLLREPQI; from the coding sequence ATGCACAATCCCAATCTTTATAGGTCCTGGTTAGAGAGGAAGAAATGCTTATCGATCAATACTAATGGCCTGGATGATGTAAAAACGGGATTTGATGTCAATGTACTGAACGACAAGACATGGTACTCAGTACCGTATTGGAATAAGGATGGTACAGCAGAGAATGGAAATGACAGCATTGACCAACATACCGAAGGTGTCGGTAATGAGGAACTCTTAGCGCAGCCTGCCGACGAGCGTATTGAGTGTCTAATCGTTGCTGTCAAAGGACCAGTGACCGTGGCGGCGATGGACTCTGTCAAGCGCCGCCTGACGCCTGATTCAACGATCCTGTTCCTCCAAAACGGAATGGGCATCATCGAAGAGCTCAATGAGAAAGTTTTCCGGGACCCCCGACGACGTCCACACTACATGTGTGGTGTTATCTCCCACGGTTTAGCGCGAAGGAAGGAGCCATTCCAAGTCTGCCACACAGGCGTTGGCACAACTATCTTGGGTTCTGTCCCACCGGCAGATGCCGTGTCCCCAGCAAATAAAGTGGATGTCGACTGGGCCCCGAGTACCAAATACCTGTTGCGCACACTGACGCTCACACCACCGcttgttgctgttgcggaAACCCCATCCTCCCTGATGCTATACCAGCTTGAGAAGCTCGCATTGAACTGTGTAATCAACCCATTGACAGCGATCATGAACTGCAAGAACGGAGAACTCCTTTACAACTATAGCTTCACGCGTATCATGCGCTTGCTCCTCATTGAGATCTCAAGCGTCATCTGCGCTTTGCCCGAACTGCAAGGCGTTCCTGGAATTGAAAGCCGGTTTTCTCCCGAGCGACTGCGGATGATGGTTGTGCAGCTGGCTAACAAGACAGCCAAGAATCATAGTTCGATGTTACAGGATGTGCTGGCTCGAAAACCTACGGAAATCGAATACTTGAATGGTTACATCGTACGTAGGGGCGAGGAGCTTGGTATCAAGTGTGTCGTGAATTATATGATAAAGCACCTGGTTCTCGCCAAAGGCCTCCAAACGAAGCAGGTAGAGTCGGGTGCCATTCCGATTGATCTGCTCCGAGAGCCCCAAATTTGA
- a CDS encoding putative SET domain-containing protein (hypothetical protein Ao3042_05894), with protein sequence MNPNWWPGEEHEQFTEWAISQGIIANGVGPARFPGRGLGMIATRNIEEDEAIVTVPLKAMLTSERIPSYFTSKFPDGTPTHALYAAFLTNGNAEDLEEFNAWRKTWPSRQDFEDSMPILWSESLRNYLPPSISSHWHSIQSRDKLQYETTHQNLLAQQEQRLRTAWDIVVSIFPDTDWETFSYHWLIVNTRSFFYLMPGQEPPEDRNDAMALLPFADYFNHSDVACNVKFDGENYVFRATKHYDEGEEIYMSYGPHPNDFLFAEYGFYLDENESETLYLDDIILKDLSTSLQEELEFQQYYGPLRRCLTYTLSNYQLTATGVCYRTEIAACINYMPLEKWRNYVLGYSAEGADEKKMEVMIQGWIRAYSNEADTVITALEKIESSQADKKDHQRTKMLRKRWTQIRDLCIKASEAASC encoded by the exons ACTGGTGGCCTGGAGAGGAACACGAGCAGTTTACAGAATGGGCCATTTCGCAAGGGATTATTGCGAATGGAGTCGGGCCTGCGCGGTTTCCAGGTCGCGGTTTGGGAATGATAGCCACGCGAAATATAGAA GAAGATGAAGCCATTGTGACCGTACCATTGAAAGCGATGCTAACCTCTGAGCGTATCCCGTCTTATTTCACCAGCAAATTCCCAGACGGGACACCCACCCATGCGCTATACGCTGCGTTTCTCACGAATGGCAATGCAGAAGACCTGGAAGAGTTCAACGCGTGGAGAAAGACCTGGCCTAGTCGCCAAGACTTCGAGGACAGTATGCCCATTTTGTGGTCAGAGTCTCTGCGCAACTACCTGCCACCGTCAATCTCGAGCCATTGGCATAGTATACAAAGCCGAGACAAGCTCCAGTACGAGACAACCCATCAGAATCTTCTTGCTCAGCAGGAACAAAGATTGCGCACGGCTTGGGATATCGTTGTGTCTATTTTCCCGGATACCGATTGGGAGACATTCTCATACCATTGGCTCATAGTGAACACGAGAAGCTTTTTCTATTTGATGCCCGGCCAGGAGCCACCCGAAGATCGAAATGACGCCATGGCCCTGCTGCCGTTTGCTGATTATTTTAATCATTCGGATGTTGCG TGCAATGTAAAATTCGATGGTGAAAATTATGTTTTCCGAGCTACTAAACACTATG acgaaggagaagagataTACATGAGTTATGGACCTCATCCTAATGATTTCTTGTTTGCTGAAT ATGGCTTTTATCTTGATGAGAATGAGTCGGAAACATTATACCTCGAtgatataatattaaaggACCTTAGCACATCGCTACAAGAGGAACTGGAGTTCCAGCAGTACTATGG ACCACTTCGTCGATGTCTAACCTATACGCTCAGTAACTACCAATTAACGGCCACTGGCGTGTGCTACCGTACCGAGATTGCCGCGTGTATAAACTATATGCCACTGGAAAAGTGGCGGAACTATGTACTGGGTTATTCTGCCGAAGGTGccgacgagaagaagatggaggttATGATTCAAGGGTGGATAAGAGCGTATTCAAACGAAGCAGACACGGTAATCACCGCCCTTGAGAAAATCGAATCTAGCCAAGCGGACAAGAAAGATCATCAAAGGACAAAGATGCTGAGGAAGCGATGGACACAGATTAGGGACCTCTGTATTAAGGCCTCCGAAGCCGCGTCCTGTTAA